A window of the Cicer arietinum cultivar CDC Frontier isolate Library 1 chromosome 6, Cicar.CDCFrontier_v2.0, whole genome shotgun sequence genome harbors these coding sequences:
- the LOC101489651 gene encoding DNA-directed RNA polymerase II subunit RPB7, producing the protein MFFHIVLERNMQLHPRYFGRNLRDNLVSKLMKDVEGTCSGRHGFVVAVTGIENIGKGLIRDGTGFVTFPVKYQCVVFRPFKGEILEAVVTMVNKMGFFAEAGPVQIFVSNHLIPDDMEFQSGDMPNYTTSDGSVKIQKDSEVRLKIIGTRVDATEIFCIGTIKDDFLGVINDPATV; encoded by the exons ATGTTTTTCCACATAGTGTTGGAACGAAACATGCAACTGCACCCACGCTACTTTGGTCGTAATCTTCGTGATAATCTTGTTTCCAAGCTAATGAAAGACGTGGAAGGCACTTGCAG TGGTCGACATGGATTTGTGGTGGCGGTCACAGGGATTGAAAACATAGGGAAAGGGTTAATTCGTGATGGAACGGGGTTTGTAACATTTCCAGTTAAGTACCAATGTGTTGTCTTCAGACCATTTAAAGGAGAGATCTTAGAAGCTGTTGTTACCATGGTGAACAAG ATGGGATTTTTTGCTGAAGCTGGACCAGTTCAAATCTTTGTTTCAAACCAT tTGATTCCGGATGATATGGAGTTCCAGTCTGGAGATATGCCAAACTACACAACTTCAGATGGATCA GTTAAAATTCAGAAAGATAGTGAAGTGAGACTTAAGATAATCGGGACTCGTGTGGATGCTACTGAAATT TTCTGCATAGGTACCATAAAAGATGATTTCTTGGGTGTGATCAACGACCCTGCAACAGTTTAA
- the LOC101490308 gene encoding cytochrome b561 domain-containing protein At4g18260, whose product MHISYMSVCFVFVSFYASVLPFTQCTTLEEVNHFNSHRNTNSKVHKVNHQKSSDIALHGFLLWGSMGFLMPLGILTIRGSNKSEPGSRKSRVLFYFHVTFQMLAVLLATVGAAMSLKKFENSFDNNHQRLGLALYGAILLQAFIGFFRPHRGKKERSYWYLAHWILGTIVSVVGIINIYTGLKAYHKRTLKSTKFWSILFTVEVIFIGLIYLFQDKLEYMKKQRVIEGSDESTMSSYQDIPERQNQKEMLPVACGKINALGNLFD is encoded by the exons ATGCACATTTCTTACATGTCAGTgtgctttgtttttgtttcattttatgCTTCTGTTCTCCCCTTCACTCAATGCACAACCTTGGAGGAAGTGAATCATTTTAATAGCCACAGAAACACAAATAGCAAAGTTCACAAG GTAAATCATCAGAAATCATCTGACATTGCATTACATGGATTTCTTCTGTGGGGTTCAATGGGATTCTTAATGCCTCTTGGGATACTTACCATAAGAGGATCCAATAAATCTGAACCTGGATCAAGAAAGAGTAGAGTCCTCTTCTATTTCCATGTTACTTTTCAG ATGCTTGCAGTGCTTCTTGCCACAGTTGGAGCTGCCATGtccttaaaaaaatttgagaattCATTTGATAACAACCATCAAAGATTAGGCCTAGCACTTTATGGTGCTATACTGTTGCAAGCTTTCATTGGATTTTTCAGACCTCACAG GGGAAAGAAAGAGAGGAGTTATTGGTACTTAGCACATTGGATACTAGGGACAATAGTTTCAGTTGTGGGGATAATCAACATTTACACAGGATTAAAAGCCTACCATAAGAGAACCTTAAAAAGCACAAAGTTTTGGAGTATCCTTTTCACAGTGGAAGTCATTTTCATTGGATTGATATATCTTTTTCAAGACAAATTGGAATATATGAAAAAGCAAAGAGTGATTGAAGGAAGCGATGAGTCAACTATGTCATCTTACCAAGATATTCCTGAAAGACAAAATCAAAAAGAGATGTTGCCAGTTGCATGTGGAAAGATAAATGCACTTGGTAATTTGTTTGACTAA
- the LOC101489975 gene encoding small ribosomal subunit protein uS11, whose product MSSRRKVREPKEETVTLGPAVKDGEHVFGVARIFASFNDTFIHVTDLSGRETLVRITGGMKVKADRDESSPYAAMLAAQDVATRCKELGITALHIKLRATGGNKTKTPGPGAQAALRALARSGMKIGRIEDVTPIPSDSTRRKSGRRGRRL is encoded by the exons ATG TCGTCGAGGAGAAAGGTTAGAGAGCCAAAGGAAGAAACTGTGACTCTTGGTCCTGCTGTTAAGGACGGTGAACATGTTTTTGGTGTTGCTCGTATCTTTGCTTCATTCAACGACACCTTCATT CATGTCACTGACTTGTCTGGAAGGGAAACCCTTGTCCGCATTACTG GTGGAATGAAGGTTAAAGCTGACAGAGATGAGTCTTCTCCATATGCTGCTATGCTTGCAGCACAAGATGTTGCTACCAGATGCAAG GAACTGGGCATTACTGCTCTTCATATCAAGCTCCGTGCAACTGGTGGGAACAAGACAAAAACACCAGGACCTGGTGCTCAGGCTGCTCTCCGTGCCTTGGCTCGTTCAGGAATGAAAATCGGACGCATAG AGGATGTGACCCCAATTCCATCCGACAGCACTCGTAGAAAGAGTGGTAGAAGGGGTAGAAGGCTCTGA